The segment TGAACTGGAGAGGTTTATGATCggtgagcaaaaaaaaaaaaaattctttgccCAACAAGTAGCTTTCTAATTTTGTTACCACCCACACTATCGCCAGGGCCTCCCTTTCAACTACACTATGTCTTCTCTCCGCTTCTGACAGTTTCCTGCTGACGTAAGCTATGGGATGCAGGCACTCGTATTGTTGCATTAAACATCCCCCGATAGCGCTCCCTGACGCATCCGTTGATAGGTAGAACACTTTCTCCTTATCCGGCACTCTTAATATCAGGTCTGTTGAAAAgatcttttaaattatttctattgCGTCTATACACGCCGAGTCACGTGTAACTTTCTGCGGTTGACCTTTTCGCAGTAGATTATTTAGCGGGTTCACAATTTCCGCCAGGTTTCTGATACATTTCCTGTAATAGTTTACCAACCCTAATAAACTCTTAACCTGCTTCTGGTTTGTAGGTACTTCCAGCTCCAATATCTTTTTAATGTTCTTCCTATGGGACTGATGACGTTGTTTTTGACCCTGTGACCTAAGAATGTtatttcttccaagccaatttCTACTTTCTCAGCCTGAATGGTTTAGCCATTTTCCTGTATCACTTTAAATATATCTCTAATACCTTCTAAATTCTAAATGGTCATTCCAATTCTCGTGGAATAGATATATGTCGTCCAGGTAACATATGACGTTCTGCCTATTACCGACAACCGATGCCATCATCCTGTTAAACGTAGCAGGGGCGTTTATCAGTCCAAAGCTCATACAGTTCCACTGGAACGTCCCGTATGGCGTCGTGAATGCTTTCGCCCTCTCAGTCAGTAGTACTTGCCAATAACCTTTCGTTAGGTCTGATTCTTATTAACTTCCAGCAGCAGTATATCTTTGATATCAttgtctttgtctttgtaatatatatattacccgcgacccgcgggtcttaatttgcgtatcactgtcgatataacAAATAAGCTGAGTGTTTTGTAatcaattaaacgaaataaaagtaaagcgaatgcgtgaatgtaaaaaatagtatgaatgaagatatcaaaatagctaattgacctaactcctatttctcaaaaacaacaacatttgcttgtaggcgtacatatatttgattaaaatatgaaatgaataaaattaattttgtatgtttatgtattaaagtataaagtagatcttgagtgagacatagatctagatctaaactaatctagagttaaatattggcttggagagtgttacgacacaagactcttcgaaataataatacactctcaggttattactctataaatactttaatattacaacaagttatgtaaatacgaacatttcatttctcttcctgtcaatttcTCCCCGCCTCCCCTTTTACACATctcttccattcattacacaaattcgcaccattattcatgcacaccgtgctgcgctacaACCGTAACACCCCCGAAATGTTCGTAGTAATTGCTCctttactatttggtaattattctGACTCATGCAAATCTTTGACGGTACCTCCGCTGCAAATGACTTCGAtaacaaaaatgtccatttatcttcagGAAAAGccaattctttcatttcaatttcaaacttctttaagaaaatatctatgtctattttattctcatcaaacattgtacctttatattttgccaattTATTTCCAGACACGTCATTTTTCTTTCCAGTACCTTCATCTttagcttttcctttttttatttccaacttttctttctctatggctaacatttctttctccatagctagcttctctttctcaatttctttatccgtaactaatttctctttactgatagccaacttctctttctctatttctttatccattgctaatttatctttatcaatagttaacttctctttttctctttctttttccatggctaacttctctttctctatttccttttccatgactaacttctctttctctcttccttttcccatggctaacttctctttctctatttccttttccatggctaagttctctttctctatttcctttttcttgactagtttctctctttctattaatCTTTCTTGTACATATTTTCTCAGCTCTGCTCCTTCTAATTCCAATAGTCTCCCTTCTTCTTTCAAAGCAACTATCTCAGCTTTATCTGccatttgtaatttttctttatagaGATATCTGACcatatcaattaaatatatttgattctcaTATACTTAATGCCTGGACCCAACAATGTtcatatctaaatgtaatgtaatgaaacAAACGTTTAATGTTACTCGAATACAAATATGTATCTACTTCCCGGAATACTCTTCTTCCTGCTGGTATAACTTCCAATgctagtgtaggcctatattctcCGCCGGTGATATGAATCTTTCGTTGTTTGTCTATATGCCGTAGTCAGTGTATATCTTTCGTTGTTTGTCTATATGCCGTAGTCAGTGTATATCTTTCGTTGTTTGTCTATATGCCGTAGTCAGTGTATATCCGTTGGTCCTAAATGGGCACTGTTCTCCACCGTAGTCAAAATTCACTAGTGTTGCCCACAGCAGTGCTAATAATCGTACAAATTTCCATCAATATTGAATGTTAAAGGTTATTGTTGAGAACTATGACCAGCCAGAATAATGAACATGTACTTCAGCAGCCActgacatgattttttttttaattttttttttcaaaaaattcatAGCACATCCAAATACAGTGGGTACTCCCTGACGTTTTCCCATTGGTGAATGTAGAGAATTGACcgtcataataattataatgatataaatctaaatttaaatgttaatccaattgattaattcagcaataatgtttttagttaagtttcaactaaaggtTTATGTTTACAGTGAGTCTAGTACATAGCTTTAGAGATTTAGATGACGCTAACTCTCTCaatcttaatagatctagagatctagagattttgttacactttgtagtactagtaatacCTCAGTAGACAGGAATTAGATACCGATATAACGCAGATCTTGCCTTttccgttgggcgccacttgttacgacataagactcttcgaaataataatacactctcaggttattaatctataaatactttaatattacaacaagttatgtaaatacgaacatttcatttctcttcctgtcaatttcTCCCCGCCTCCCCTTTTACACATctcttccattcattacacaaattcgcaccattattcatgcacaccgtgctgcgctacaACCGTAACAGAGAGCTCATTCTGCGCTACGAGAAGGCtttgctctgcgcatgcgtgaccttttttagtacgcgattcattaaaatatgaaatgaatggactgtcagggttatgttaaggccttagctcgtttgcccgggcccctgacattcaaccaggcaccttcgtgcttgcAATAAATAAGTGACTCACTGTTgacaatgtaaatgtttaatgataGGACTTTAAGTTATGATGAACATTATAATATTGTGGatctattaattaaataataattctacaccttgctgtcccacaacgtacacattaatgttcgaaaaccacaacacaacacactgctgtctctagtcaccagcgtagacttccaatcccaaactaactccctgtaaagacaaagtaaagacaaactaaaaaggtctagtagactatcactatggcatcgaaacaaTTGTGAAACGCAgttatgccttagatactcaccctaaacaggggaacacagaagaatctcaacaaacgttacaccagcataacaaaaacactccatcaacttacaagcaaggcaacaaaaagaaagtgcgttcaaaaattgtgcacttaatacacattggtgctagaatgccataatctacgcaccgacatggactataattagtatgttcatgtatttaattataaaactatctttgcgaaaagaagttgtatcatcttagagtggaattagagttttagacctaggaatagagagatgtgtaacatttcgcgtaatgtctaatgaaagaatattCGTCgggaattctaaattcgcagatataaggaacgaatttatttttaaaatgcatttgaaacacacatttgaagcttaattttatttaataatgaaatcaaaagactatattttgtattatcaTGTGCCAGActaaaaaactatctgcacaaagtgtagtttctaaaattagatctagatcctttcaatCTCTTCATGTAAATATGGTAAATATAGCCTAGAttgatgaagttataatgctttcatagaattggtcaactttttttttgagggtcttaagtttgttttagggctacactacggtctaagttagtacccaagaaacattaatgccaagttttatcaagattggtcaaactgttttgatttctattcgtaaaatacatacatacatacatacatagatacatactccttactttctactttatataataCTAGACATAATTTACCCGCGGCCtacgggtcttaatttgcgtatcactgtcgataaagtgactgagagtgttttttttttggaaacaattaaacgaaataataatgctataagaaagcgaatgcgtgaatttaaaaagttttaatggagccatcaaaatagctaattgacctaaatccattttttttttaaataaaaacatttgcttgtaggtctacatatatttagatctaagagtctagatattattataaaagatgtAGACCTAACGTAAGTGTGAATTCAACGGCCcaagaagcttattaattattgtatattaGGATATATATTATCCCCCATATAGAGCCTCGTGTAGCCTGTCCTATCATAGTGTATTTGCATAGCGGTGTGCACGACACACGAAGGGGTGACAAAAAgcgataaaatatattttataataaaatcgAACCCGTgaatgtaattgtttatataacattgttagtttaagttcatgtagatctagaatctatacaaTTTGAATGCCACAGCAGTctagtcaataaataaaaactttgagcCTATTATAGGAAAAGACTATACACTTTGTTGTCACTTTGAAGTTGTGTTTCCCTAGATACTGTAGGCTGTAATATTGACCTAGATACCGCGCCATGATGAATGAGGTGTTGTGAACACGTCTAATGTATATGTGTAGCTATGTTATCAGGTCTAAATGCGCATAAGTaaatcttaaataaaaaaaaaagtcaattaaaagtaaagacttaaaattaaacctAATCGGTAGTTCTAGGGCAAAATGGAAAGTAAATTGTATTATGTTACATTATGACATCTGACGTTAATTTTATTCGTATCACTACGCTGGCGC is part of the Biomphalaria glabrata chromosome 2, xgBioGlab47.1, whole genome shotgun sequence genome and harbors:
- the LOC129924574 gene encoding uncharacterized abhydrolase domain-containing protein DDB_G0269086-like; this translates as MVRYLYKEKLQMADKAEIVALKEEGRLLELEGAELRKYVQERLIEREKLVKKKEIEKENLAMEKEIEKEKLAMGKGREKEKLVMEKEIEKEKLAMEKEREKEKLTIDKDKLAMDKEIEKEKLAISKEKLVTDKEIEKEKLAMEKEMLAIEKEKLEIKKGKAKDEGTGKKNDVSGNKLAKYKGTMFDENKIDIDIFLKKFEIEMKELAFPEDKWTFLLSKSFAAEVPSKICMSQNNYQIVKEQLLRTFRGCYGCSAARCA